From a single Penaeus vannamei isolate JL-2024 chromosome 25, ASM4276789v1, whole genome shotgun sequence genomic region:
- the SppL gene encoding signal peptide peptidase-like 3 isoform X3 yields MTLSAEYQWAYSIVDSSRVSTFLISILLIVYGSFRSLNLEQEARERESEKERNKLLGIATPASSNDNNVQTLDMMQALCLPVGASVSLLIMFFFFDSMQMLFAVCTAIIATVALAFLLLPMCQYIIRPCSDNKKISFGVCGRFTGAEIMAFCLSVSIVCIWVMTGHWLLMDAMGMGLCVAFIAFVRLPSLKVSTLLLTGLLVYDVFWVFFSSYVFNANVMVKVATRPAENPVGVMARKLHLGSVGREAPKLSLPGKLVFPSMHNTGHFSMLGLGDIVMPGLLLCFVLRYDAYKKAQLLSAEAGVPPPSNLNKISYFHCSLIGYFLGLLTATVSSEVFKAAQPALLYLVPFTLLPLLTMAYLKGDLRRMWSEPFIIQTQSKNMDV; encoded by the exons GGCCTACTCCATCGTGGACTCGTCGAGGGTGTCCACTTTCCTCATCTCCATCCTGCTGATCGTCTACGGCAGCTTCAG ATCACTGAACTTAGAACAAGAGGCCAGAGAAAGGGAGTCAGAAAAGGAGAGGAACAAATTACTTGGAATCGCCACTCCAGCTTCCTCCAACGACAACA ATGTGCAGACGCTGGACATGATGCAGGCATTGTGTTTGCCTGTAGGGGCATCTGTGTCCCTCCTCATCATGTTCTTCTTCTTTGACTCCATGCAGATGCTCTTTGCTGTCTGTACTGCAA TTATAGCTACTGTGGCACTAGCATTCCTTTTGCTGCCTATGTGTCAGTACATCATCAGACCGTGTTCTGATAACAAAAA AATATCGTTTGGTGTTTGCGGGAGGTTTACAGGAGCGGAGATCATGGCCTTCTGCCTATCTGTGTCCATTGTTTGCATTTGGGTCATGACGGGTCACTGGCTCCTCATGgatg CAATGGGAATGGGGCTGTGTGTTGCCTTCATTGCATTTGTGCGGCTACCTAGCCTCAAAGTGTCCACACTGCTCCTGACTGGACTTCTGGTGTATGACGTTTTCTGGGTGTTCTTTTCCTCGTATGTGTTCAACGCTAACGTCATGGTGAAG GTTGCAACTCGCCCAGCAGAGAATCCTGTGGGAGTGATGGCCCGCAAGCTCCACCTGGGCAGTGTGGGACGCGAGGCCCCCAAGCTCTCTCTGCCTGGCAAATTGGTCTTCCCATCAATGCACAACACTGGCCACTTCTCAATGCTGGGCCTTGGGGACATC GTAATGCCAGGCCTCCTGTTGTGTTTTGTGCTCCGATATGATGCCTACAAGAAGGCTCAGCTCTTATCGGCAGAAGCAGGTGTACCACCACCTTCTAATTTGAATAAAATAAG CTACTTCCACTGCTCCCTCATTGGCTACTTCCTCGGCCTGCTGACGGCAACGGTTTCATCAGAAGTTTTCAAGGCTGCCCAGCCAGCCCTGCTCTACCTCGTGCCCTTCACGCTGTTGCCCCTGCTCACCATGGCTTACCTCAAG GGTGACTTGCGGAGAATGTGGAGTGAGCCGTTCATCATCCAGACACAGAGCAAGAACATGGATGTGTGA
- the SppL gene encoding signal peptide peptidase-like 3 isoform X1, whose amino-acid sequence MTLSAEYQWAYSIVDSSRVSTFLISILLIVYGSFRSLNLEQEARERESEKERNKLLGIATPASSNDNTNLFSTDVQTLDMMQALCLPVGASVSLLIMFFFFDSMQMLFAVCTAIIATVALAFLLLPMCQYIIRPCSDNKKISFGVCGRFTGAEIMAFCLSVSIVCIWVMTGHWLLMDAMGMGLCVAFIAFVRLPSLKVSTLLLTGLLVYDVFWVFFSSYVFNANVMVKVATRPAENPVGVMARKLHLGSVGREAPKLSLPGKLVFPSMHNTGHFSMLGLGDIVMPGLLLCFVLRYDAYKKAQLLSAEAGVPPPSNLNKISYFHCSLIGYFLGLLTATVSSEVFKAAQPALLYLVPFTLLPLLTMAYLKGDLRRMWSEPFIIQTQSKNMDV is encoded by the exons GGCCTACTCCATCGTGGACTCGTCGAGGGTGTCCACTTTCCTCATCTCCATCCTGCTGATCGTCTACGGCAGCTTCAG ATCACTGAACTTAGAACAAGAGGCCAGAGAAAGGGAGTCAGAAAAGGAGAGGAACAAATTACTTGGAATCGCCACTCCAGCTTCCTCCAACGACAACA CTAATCTGTTCTCTACAGATGTGCAGACGCTGGACATGATGCAGGCATTGTGTTTGCCTGTAGGGGCATCTGTGTCCCTCCTCATCATGTTCTTCTTCTTTGACTCCATGCAGATGCTCTTTGCTGTCTGTACTGCAA TTATAGCTACTGTGGCACTAGCATTCCTTTTGCTGCCTATGTGTCAGTACATCATCAGACCGTGTTCTGATAACAAAAA AATATCGTTTGGTGTTTGCGGGAGGTTTACAGGAGCGGAGATCATGGCCTTCTGCCTATCTGTGTCCATTGTTTGCATTTGGGTCATGACGGGTCACTGGCTCCTCATGgatg CAATGGGAATGGGGCTGTGTGTTGCCTTCATTGCATTTGTGCGGCTACCTAGCCTCAAAGTGTCCACACTGCTCCTGACTGGACTTCTGGTGTATGACGTTTTCTGGGTGTTCTTTTCCTCGTATGTGTTCAACGCTAACGTCATGGTGAAG GTTGCAACTCGCCCAGCAGAGAATCCTGTGGGAGTGATGGCCCGCAAGCTCCACCTGGGCAGTGTGGGACGCGAGGCCCCCAAGCTCTCTCTGCCTGGCAAATTGGTCTTCCCATCAATGCACAACACTGGCCACTTCTCAATGCTGGGCCTTGGGGACATC GTAATGCCAGGCCTCCTGTTGTGTTTTGTGCTCCGATATGATGCCTACAAGAAGGCTCAGCTCTTATCGGCAGAAGCAGGTGTACCACCACCTTCTAATTTGAATAAAATAAG CTACTTCCACTGCTCCCTCATTGGCTACTTCCTCGGCCTGCTGACGGCAACGGTTTCATCAGAAGTTTTCAAGGCTGCCCAGCCAGCCCTGCTCTACCTCGTGCCCTTCACGCTGTTGCCCCTGCTCACCATGGCTTACCTCAAG GGTGACTTGCGGAGAATGTGGAGTGAGCCGTTCATCATCCAGACACAGAGCAAGAACATGGATGTGTGA
- the SppL gene encoding signal peptide peptidase-like 3 isoform X4 has product MSPKIAEMSAYSIVDSSRVSTFLISILLIVYGSFRSLNLEQEARERESEKERNKLLGIATPASSNDNNVQTLDMMQALCLPVGASVSLLIMFFFFDSMQMLFAVCTAIIATVALAFLLLPMCQYIIRPCSDNKKISFGVCGRFTGAEIMAFCLSVSIVCIWVMTGHWLLMDAMGMGLCVAFIAFVRLPSLKVSTLLLTGLLVYDVFWVFFSSYVFNANVMVKVATRPAENPVGVMARKLHLGSVGREAPKLSLPGKLVFPSMHNTGHFSMLGLGDIVMPGLLLCFVLRYDAYKKAQLLSAEAGVPPPSNLNKISYFHCSLIGYFLGLLTATVSSEVFKAAQPALLYLVPFTLLPLLTMAYLKGDLRRMWSEPFIIQTQSKNMDV; this is encoded by the exons GGCCTACTCCATCGTGGACTCGTCGAGGGTGTCCACTTTCCTCATCTCCATCCTGCTGATCGTCTACGGCAGCTTCAG ATCACTGAACTTAGAACAAGAGGCCAGAGAAAGGGAGTCAGAAAAGGAGAGGAACAAATTACTTGGAATCGCCACTCCAGCTTCCTCCAACGACAACA ATGTGCAGACGCTGGACATGATGCAGGCATTGTGTTTGCCTGTAGGGGCATCTGTGTCCCTCCTCATCATGTTCTTCTTCTTTGACTCCATGCAGATGCTCTTTGCTGTCTGTACTGCAA TTATAGCTACTGTGGCACTAGCATTCCTTTTGCTGCCTATGTGTCAGTACATCATCAGACCGTGTTCTGATAACAAAAA AATATCGTTTGGTGTTTGCGGGAGGTTTACAGGAGCGGAGATCATGGCCTTCTGCCTATCTGTGTCCATTGTTTGCATTTGGGTCATGACGGGTCACTGGCTCCTCATGgatg CAATGGGAATGGGGCTGTGTGTTGCCTTCATTGCATTTGTGCGGCTACCTAGCCTCAAAGTGTCCACACTGCTCCTGACTGGACTTCTGGTGTATGACGTTTTCTGGGTGTTCTTTTCCTCGTATGTGTTCAACGCTAACGTCATGGTGAAG GTTGCAACTCGCCCAGCAGAGAATCCTGTGGGAGTGATGGCCCGCAAGCTCCACCTGGGCAGTGTGGGACGCGAGGCCCCCAAGCTCTCTCTGCCTGGCAAATTGGTCTTCCCATCAATGCACAACACTGGCCACTTCTCAATGCTGGGCCTTGGGGACATC GTAATGCCAGGCCTCCTGTTGTGTTTTGTGCTCCGATATGATGCCTACAAGAAGGCTCAGCTCTTATCGGCAGAAGCAGGTGTACCACCACCTTCTAATTTGAATAAAATAAG CTACTTCCACTGCTCCCTCATTGGCTACTTCCTCGGCCTGCTGACGGCAACGGTTTCATCAGAAGTTTTCAAGGCTGCCCAGCCAGCCCTGCTCTACCTCGTGCCCTTCACGCTGTTGCCCCTGCTCACCATGGCTTACCTCAAG GGTGACTTGCGGAGAATGTGGAGTGAGCCGTTCATCATCCAGACACAGAGCAAGAACATGGATGTGTGA
- the SppL gene encoding signal peptide peptidase-like 3 isoform X2: MSPKIAEMSAYSIVDSSRVSTFLISILLIVYGSFRSLNLEQEARERESEKERNKLLGIATPASSNDNTNLFSTDVQTLDMMQALCLPVGASVSLLIMFFFFDSMQMLFAVCTAIIATVALAFLLLPMCQYIIRPCSDNKKISFGVCGRFTGAEIMAFCLSVSIVCIWVMTGHWLLMDAMGMGLCVAFIAFVRLPSLKVSTLLLTGLLVYDVFWVFFSSYVFNANVMVKVATRPAENPVGVMARKLHLGSVGREAPKLSLPGKLVFPSMHNTGHFSMLGLGDIVMPGLLLCFVLRYDAYKKAQLLSAEAGVPPPSNLNKISYFHCSLIGYFLGLLTATVSSEVFKAAQPALLYLVPFTLLPLLTMAYLKGDLRRMWSEPFIIQTQSKNMDV, encoded by the exons GGCCTACTCCATCGTGGACTCGTCGAGGGTGTCCACTTTCCTCATCTCCATCCTGCTGATCGTCTACGGCAGCTTCAG ATCACTGAACTTAGAACAAGAGGCCAGAGAAAGGGAGTCAGAAAAGGAGAGGAACAAATTACTTGGAATCGCCACTCCAGCTTCCTCCAACGACAACA CTAATCTGTTCTCTACAGATGTGCAGACGCTGGACATGATGCAGGCATTGTGTTTGCCTGTAGGGGCATCTGTGTCCCTCCTCATCATGTTCTTCTTCTTTGACTCCATGCAGATGCTCTTTGCTGTCTGTACTGCAA TTATAGCTACTGTGGCACTAGCATTCCTTTTGCTGCCTATGTGTCAGTACATCATCAGACCGTGTTCTGATAACAAAAA AATATCGTTTGGTGTTTGCGGGAGGTTTACAGGAGCGGAGATCATGGCCTTCTGCCTATCTGTGTCCATTGTTTGCATTTGGGTCATGACGGGTCACTGGCTCCTCATGgatg CAATGGGAATGGGGCTGTGTGTTGCCTTCATTGCATTTGTGCGGCTACCTAGCCTCAAAGTGTCCACACTGCTCCTGACTGGACTTCTGGTGTATGACGTTTTCTGGGTGTTCTTTTCCTCGTATGTGTTCAACGCTAACGTCATGGTGAAG GTTGCAACTCGCCCAGCAGAGAATCCTGTGGGAGTGATGGCCCGCAAGCTCCACCTGGGCAGTGTGGGACGCGAGGCCCCCAAGCTCTCTCTGCCTGGCAAATTGGTCTTCCCATCAATGCACAACACTGGCCACTTCTCAATGCTGGGCCTTGGGGACATC GTAATGCCAGGCCTCCTGTTGTGTTTTGTGCTCCGATATGATGCCTACAAGAAGGCTCAGCTCTTATCGGCAGAAGCAGGTGTACCACCACCTTCTAATTTGAATAAAATAAG CTACTTCCACTGCTCCCTCATTGGCTACTTCCTCGGCCTGCTGACGGCAACGGTTTCATCAGAAGTTTTCAAGGCTGCCCAGCCAGCCCTGCTCTACCTCGTGCCCTTCACGCTGTTGCCCCTGCTCACCATGGCTTACCTCAAG GGTGACTTGCGGAGAATGTGGAGTGAGCCGTTCATCATCCAGACACAGAGCAAGAACATGGATGTGTGA